The sequence below is a genomic window from Corythoichthys intestinalis isolate RoL2023-P3 chromosome 4, ASM3026506v1, whole genome shotgun sequence.
TGTTCTgttgaaaacaaacaacacgTGCTTGGTTTCTCCCAGGAACAACGCTTTGCGTCAAAAGCAGTGTGATCACAAATTTACCAGATGCTACTGGTTAATAGGATTTTAGATTGCCAAACGTTTTAATGAAGTATATTAATGAAGTATATTTGCTCCAATCATATGTTAGATGTACTTTTGAAAACAGTTATTCTATCTTTGTCAGAATACCAGAGGATTTTAGTTTTCCCACATTACAGCTTCTGTTGTAAATCCTGATCCTAATGGCCTGTGATGACAAACAGCTATGAAGAAAACCGCTGTTTTTGTGAGCtcttttgtggtgttcttcgaatCCATTAATGCCATTATTGTGGCAGATCCTAGACAGCTACAGTATCAAAACACTACTTAGCATTGTGATCAAAACGATTTCAAAAGTGTAAACGGAGACTTTAAGGTTTCATTTGTACAGCGGTGAGGCATTAGAGCCAGAAAGGTCTCTTCTGGTAGCCTAAACAAGTCTACGCTCTGACCTACATTTACAACCTGAATTCCAATATTTTTTCCATGAAATTGTGATTATTTTCCATTATATTAACTTTCAAAGATATCCGGCTAATACAACATTACAGTATTTTCTACATACTGTACTTTATACAATATGACAGTCAGAAATGTCAATGAATAGATGTTTACATGAACACGCAAATGAACAAACCCACAAATATTacttaccaaaaagttccaatCAATACTGATTCGGTCAGCCAGGCCAGTAATGAGGAGGATGAGATAGGCAGAAGAGAGGAAGAATGCCGTTACAGACACAAACATCACCCACCCTTGCAGTAGAGGGACTGGCACATTGGAAGATGCCACCAGAATCCATACTAACCCACCAAATACCTGGAAACACAAAGCATCAATGTATAAACACGTGACACAATTtacatgcatttaaaaatatttacatttataCCTTCACTTCCTTCATTTACAGCACAGTAGCTGGATAGTTTGTAGTACACAGTTAGTATTGTAACCATATGTTTTCACCAGTACAACTACAATAACACAATTTAAGCAATAACTGAATAGAAATAGTTCAACCTACAATCATGTATGACACCATTAAATAGGTTTAACAAGTGTGCTTAGTTTTTCTGGGGGTGGGAGCATGAGCTGTTTTGTAGTACTGGATCTATTGATATTATCAGATGGCTGCCAATGAAAAaggcaaagacaaaaaaatgtgaTGATAATCACAGTCCCAGAAATGCATCTCATGATGACATACAGTAGGAAATGGTCCGGCGGATCATATAATAATGGTAATCATACAAATAAATTACTGTTGATTATTTACAatcaagagcgtaggtttggactcaacattttttgctggggatgggacattaataagaccaaacagattattaaaCGGGTGACAGGGCAACATTTCTcaggaatatgaacctaattagatgataggctaaatgatcaatgcaaaaataaatctgtgttGACATAGTAACTTTAATGTGTATTGGCTCAGGTGATACAATGTTCGATTCAAACATCTATTTTCAAAAATCACTAAAGAGAtatttgaagtgcaagtccctttattaaaataaatggggagctatccaagaaaggGTTCACTTCTGGGGGACATTGGAAcacccctagactcaaactaaagtattgtaatataacagtgatttggggaaaaaaataatgaaaaacaaatctgataTATCAAAGACCGATCTATATCTGAGTcacactagactaccccaagacttgaACCAAAgcactctcatgaaattctgatgtgtgatttcatttcacacacccAGTCTATAGCTCccagttttttttgctttttaaaattttttttttaaaataaagcgAGTTGCACTCGgaagccaccgcgttgcattaccgtaatgcacacaacgcaaataatgatccaaatgagggacggctagcttgacttcactgttccttgtggaggctggcctgactgcagtagttttaaaggttagcaagttcacacagtttaatgttatgctaactctgatgcaggttggactctcagtagcaaaattagtggtgtttcccccacctccacaacattgatgtctttttacattacttacagtggctgctcctgggtgaaaaaaaaacttctaatagccCTCCTCTTTGAAGTGGGGAGAAGAAGCagcatgttgtcaacatgaatctttcggggctgtgtgagagcgcgtctgtgtgtgtgtgtgattgggGGGGTTGGGGTCAAAACAatcaatgtacgtttaaggggtgaaaaaaatggaccgactggcacattcagccagAGAAAAAGGATAAATATAAGTCTaactataattttaaaaaatcacttaataatggtaggggtcaattttatccttacaacatatcggAAGATAATCTATATTACCTATTTAACTGAGCTCAATatctaatgcaaataaggttgcttaaaagttggtggggacaatgtggccatcctgaaaagttggtagtgttttgtccctacagtccctatggaaacctacgcccttcattacagtatatacattatatacccatgcatactgtacatacacattatacatacatactgtatattaagtACATACACGTAcacacataaatatatattagtaCATTACGGATGagacttgattaaaaaattgtaatctaattaattactgcaCGGCATATCATAAATAATACATCGTATTCACATGGCTCTGTGGTATCATTGAAACAGAGATCTAAATTGAGCTATGGATGCAAATCTGTAATCGACTGTTTTCTGTTGATTCGGTCAGAGCTTCTCAGTGTAAATGGGCCCAAAATCTCAAGGCTGGCCTGGTAACGCTTCGGGATCCCCTTGGAGGAGCTGGAGGAAGTTGTTGGGTAAAGAGAAGTCTGGGCTTTCCTCTTTTAAGCTACTGCTGCTGCCCTGACCTCAGACAAAGCGGTAGAAGATGGTATGGTATATACAGATACATATAACATAAATACCCATTATATTTACCACACTTGTGACTTGCATCAATACATATAgagtacaaaaacaaaaaatggtttCACTTTCATTTAGCTTTTGTCACACTTGACTGCAAAGCATTACAAAATTACCTGTACTTTTAGTAAAGGTTTTATTATGGTGTCAGTTTGAAGTCGTTTACACAATTCCAATTGTGAAAATTGTTTGGAAATTAGAACACGAAGGCCAACCAGCATCAGGGGGTGGATCAACCTTCAACCCTTCACATACAGTAACAGCATTGTTTATTGAATACCTTCTGACTCTCACTCAGAATCAACACTATATAGACATTGAAAAAGTACCTTTCTGACAGCTCTTGTATTGCATATTTCAAATGACATAAAAAGGTGTTACTGTActtgttttatatttttacattttctttGGCCCAAACATACTTACAAGCATTTCTTATATCTACCAAGTAAGGAAACATTTCTTATGAAACTaaatcaaatactgtatatgtaaacaCGGGACTAATGAATGACCTTATTTAATTCACTTTAAAACAGAACTCGATTCTCTTAACACAAAGTCTACAATGTTTTTGGACCAATTCTAATATGAGGATAAATGAAAcacggtaaaaaaataaacaaaagctCATGGGTGTCATGAACTGCGATATCACCTTGCAGTTCTAAAGGTCATTTGCAGAGAGACCATGAGGTTGCTATACTCTGCTGCTGAACATACATTTGCCAAAATATACTACCAACGAGCTCctcattgtgttcaattaaatCTACCCATGTTCTTATGGGCCGATTAGGTGAGGAAGATTTAATTtgtgtaaaaaacaacaacaaccattgAGTGTTACAACCAATAAACCAATGTACTGCACAGTATTTAAAATGAACATTGATTTAATTTTACTAGTGTAATCCCCGCGAAAGATAAACACTTACTATTTCCAAGCAAATAAGCGCTCCAGAGTAAGTCCTCAATACTTCCAGTCCCAAGGGCAGAGAAATTGTAGGCGCTGAGAAGGAGGTGGCAGCGGGATTGGTGGTCGGCTCAGACATCTCTCCGTCCGCCTCTCTCTGCTCTCTTTCTCGACCTCCTTCCAGGCTCCCTCACCCCCTCAGGGAATCCACTGGAACAAAGGACAGGAGACGCCGAGGAAATTCCTCCGGAGTCATGTGTCCCTTTCTGAACAGAACAGGTCGAACAGGTGCACCGGCCACTCCTTGCTGCGTTCAATGACTTTACGGATTTAGGAAATGTCTTCATTTGAATGACCCGGGATTTAAATGAGACCATTTTAGACCTTCAAGAGCAAGTGGCTATTGtaattttgtttaaataataataaaatgtttaaaaataaataaataaataaataaaataaagtccTGGACAggagttaatttgtgccggatccagCCGGAGCAAGAGccagcacctcttgattttggcctccctgttccgggacttatttgggcagatccagcacctctcgtgtatagaaagtAATGATAatacgaaaacatttttttttttttaaatcataaaacgaaataataatatgcatacattcacttacagaacaaatcccaagaattgtgtataaaaatttaacgtcatttgaaagactcGGCGATTTGTTGGTGCAGTGAAAAGCTTGACCAACAAATCACAtccctgacataaaaaaaaaaaaaaaaaaaaagaaaaatgaaaaaaaaaataaaataaaaaaaaataaaaatgaaagttTGCAGCATCTGGGGAGtaggcagccaggatcaaacagtatttcaacatgccaaaaagacagttgtatttactgtcttttttcaaaaagaagcagatggttcaaaacgagtcagaaaagcaacaaccgccggcagtggtgttaccaggatgccaggtgtgggtgggcattagtgttaccttgggggggcaaaaaacaaagaaaaaaaaagctacaatgctcaaataggtcgaaatccagcgtagggctactgcaccttaaaacatgttttgttttcttcttgagataactgttgttgtgatttggtctgaacaaataaaagttgatttgtttttatttgacttagaacacatccataactgaacagtattggcatgcaggtgacaatgttttttttaggtaacctattgtggttcctcggttttattattattatagttattctttgtttcgCAGCCCCCTTTAAGCTCAAATTGACCCACTTAGAATGCttaaaaatgcaccaaaatcggcaggcaggtcaagacaggtgcaatctttgatacagtgcaaagacaaattccaaatacactatgtagcgctccATAGCAGTCAGTCTTTGTCCTGCCgatgctttgagccctactctgaccccctcagaatgcttcaaaactcaccaaactcaacagccaggtgaacactggtgaaacccttgataaaatgtaaataaataaataaaaataaaaaaaatgcatgaatgtgtgtagcgctccctaggaacaaaactaacatttaattttttttttttttttggggtgaaagaggaggtaaccacgcaaaggttaaaacttagaacacattagTACTATATGTATTGGATACCATACGTGactcccagactgccgttagtactagatgcagttttctttgggtgggcagagcttgtccgtgggtgggcactgcccgcCCCTGGTAACGCCCCTGACCGCCTGTGAGAGCAGCTGCAGCAATCATGGGGTCATGCAGCAATGCTAACGGACAAGACCGGGTGTAGTgggaggctagcgccgcagcagcttgccaggttcacggacagccagccaagctgTGGCAGGAgacagcgccagcagtcagccaggtggaccaccaacaaatggagcaacaggccagtgcCCTTATCGGGTAATTTGTGAGGCGGttggaactttggggccagagaagacaggctgactgtgtactgtaagtcccacctgtggttatgtgggcaatt
It includes:
- the mal2 gene encoding protein MAL2 isoform X2, yielding MSEPTTNPAATSFSAPTISLPLGLEVLRTYSGALICLEIVFGGLVWILVASSNVPVPLLQGWVMFVSVTAFFLSSAYLILLITGLADRISIDWNFLDVFYHFIALLFYFGAFVLEAAVTAANGGSIITPLPNSTGTVMCINYPRGNVFTVLNGNQYNINVVATIFAFVVTLCYSCSLVMAFRRWRI